In the Candidatus Obscuribacterales bacterium genome, CATGCGGGTGGCCCCGATAATGTGCCCTTTACCGTGGGGGATGTGTCTAACCTCAACGGTACGGCGTTTGATATTGTGACCGGCATGGTGACACTTACGGAGGGGACGGCCAATAGTGTATTTCCTGTCCCTGTGACCGGGGAGAATGTACGTACGTTTAATAACATCAGTGGTGATGAACGCATTCGCATTACTGGGGTGAATGCAGCGCCTACGCTAACGGCGATCGCCACCCCGATTGAGACCGATATCGACCAGCCTATTCGCCTGACCTATGAAGATTTGCAACTGCTGGTGAGCGATCGTAACAATGACAACACCGTTGTGCGATTAGTGGCAGTGCTTGGGGAACTACGGCGCAACGGCGTACTCCTCGCTCCCGGTGATATTATTTTCCCCGGTGACGAGCTAGATTACACCCCACCAGCAGGTGAAACGGGGCTGATTGCCGATGCTATTACCCTGAGTGCTGGAGATTTCAATCAGGGCGTTCCCATTTTGGCGGAATCTGACCCCGTGGCGATCGCGGTTAACATCCAAGTCGAGGAACCACCGGAACCACCGGAGCCGCCCGAACCGCCGGAACCACCGGAACCGCCTGAGCCGCCTGAGCCGCCGGAACCACCTGAGCCGCCTGAGCCGCCGGAACCACCGGAGCCGCCGGAACCGCCCGAACCACCGGAGATCACGCTGCCACCGGGTGCGATCTGTCCACCGTTCTGTGGGACAGAACCACCTGAACAGGCACAGCCGCCCTTGCCCAGTGAAAGCCCAATTCCCATCGCCACCATCGATGAAGGGCAAATCGTGCTGCAAACCATTGAGGAAGAAACCGGGATTAAGCCTGCCATCCTCTATGTAGACTTCGTGCCCCGAACGCTAACGCTACCCCATGACTTTAATGCGCTCGAAACAAGTACCACCGGGGACATCGCCGATCATTTAGATCGCTTCATTGAACCAACTCTACGGGTGGTACCAGAATCCAGTCCTGACGATATCTTAGAACTGCTGCTGGTAACCTCATCCGGGAGCCCTGTGCGGGTGACGGTGCCTGGCGTAACACGCCAACAGGTGCAAGATATGGCCGACTCGATGCGCCAACAGATCACCAATCGCCTGAGTCGTCCTGAGCAATACCTGCCGCCTTCCCAACAGCTTTACACCTGGCTGATCACGCCAATCTTGGCGGATCTGCAGGAGCAGGAGGTGGAAAATCTGGTCTTCATCATGACTGCGGGATTGCGATCGCTCCCCGTTGCGGCGCTCCATGATGGCAATCAGTTCCTGGTGGAGCAGTACAGCATTGGTCTGATGCCCAGTCTCAGCCTGACGGATACTCGCTATGTGGATATTCGTGACACGTCGGTGTTGGCCATGGGAGCCTCGGAGTTTACTGATCAACTGCCCCTTCCAGGGGTGCCCTTAGAGGTGCAGGGAATCACCGAGGAGCTGTGGCGAGGGCAAACCTTCTTGAATGAGTCTTTCACGTCGGAAAATCTGCGGTTTCAGCGATCGCAAACCCCCTATGGCATTGTTCATCTGGCTACCCACGGCGAATTTAAGCCGGGCAACCTGGCCAATTCCTATATTCAACTGTGGGATCGGCAGCTTAGCCTGAGCGATATTCGTCAACTGGGGCTCGACAGTCCGGCTGCGGAACTGCTGGTGCTCAGCGCCTGCCGCACCGCCTTGGGGGATGAAACGGCGGAACTGGGCTTTGCTGGCTCTGCAGTGCAGGCTGGGGTGAAGTCGGTGTTGGCTAGCCTTTGGTATGTGAGCGATCGCGCCACCCTTGTCTTTATGCGTGAGTTTTATACTCAACTGCGCACGGCTCCCGTCAAATCCCATGCGTTGCAAGCCGCCCAACAAGCAATGATCCAAGGGGATTGGCAGGTTGAAGAAGGAGAGTTGGTAGACAGGGAGGGCGATCGCTTGATTCTGCCGCCCTCATTAGCCTTTGATGGCAGTGGAGACGATCTATCCCATCCCTTTTACTGGGCAGCTTTCACCATGGTGGGTAATCCTTGGTAGGACGAGAGTATAGGACTGGTAGGACTGGCTACACTAGTACAACCAAGGTTCTTAGGTCGGACTTCGCCGACTTAGACTATATAGCTGTGGTTTCAATCACCTGGCTTTTACAAACGCCATGATATTTCCACCCCTTTGTCTAGAAGACAAGGGGGTGGAAGTTAAGGCAGCGTGATGCGGGTATTGAAAGATCTGGTGTAGAACAACGGTTTGATGCGCCTGAAATCGTCTGAACTTGTTGCAATGTATACGATTTCACCCAAGTGTTGAGTACCCAAATGGGTAAGTCAAGACGACATGATGCGGTTGACGGCGGTCAGGTATATACTTAGAGCGCAAGCTTTTCCAGGCAATATAACGGGTTTTCTCACTACGTAAATTCCCTCAGTAAACAACCGTACAATGTAGTCGTACCTGTCTTAAGCTGCTTGCTGAATGTTGGGTCAGGTGAAGGCGATCGCTCAGATGATTGGATGAAAGAATCAAGATTGCAGCCACTGGGAGCATGAAGCTTTCAGCTTATTTCCTATTCAGATTCCTTCGTCTGTTCAACCTGCGCCACCGTCATTGAACTCACCTGCCAATTTGCTTCAAGACCATCAGGCAAAAGGGCCTGGTTCGTAGCCTAGTTCGCATCATGTCGCTCGTCGTCACATATCCGGTCTACTATCACAAGGTGGTTCATCATGGCTCAAAAACTGGGACAGGAGCGATCGCTCTCTCAAGTAGGTGTGATCACGGTTATGGGATTGCTATGGGTGTCGCTGCCCGTGCAGGCTCAGGTGACACCAGGTCAGGATGAACTGGGGACAGAGGTGCAACAACGGGGCGATCGCTTCCTGATCCAAGGCGGCACCTTGTCTGGCAATGGTGAAAACCTGTTCCATAGCTTTGAAGACTTTGGGCTGTCGCCAGGGCAGTTAGCCAACTTTCGCACCGATGCCGAGGTACAGACCATTCTGGGTCGAGTCGTAGGCGGTAATCCGTCGCTGATTGACGGTTTGATTCGGGTGACAGGCAGCAATGCCGACCTAGTGTTGATGAACCCAGCGGGCATCTTGTTGGGTGCCAATGCCCGTCTAGACGTTCCGGCATCGTTCACTGCTACGAGTGCCGATCGCATCACCTTCGGCGATCGCTTCTTCAGCAGCACTGAGAGTAGTGAGTATCAAACCTTGCTAGGACAACCCGATGGCTTCACCTTCCGATTGAGTGAGCCGGGAGCGATCGTCAACGCGGGGCGGCTGCGAGTGGATCCAGGCGCATCGATTACCCTCCTGGGCGGCACCGTGGTGAATACGGGCACGCTGATCGCCCCGGGTGGCACCATCACCCTGGCGGCGGTGGAGGGCGAGCAGTATGTGCGCCTTCAATCCGAGGGCATGCTCCTCAGTCTTGACCTAGCAGCGGCTCCGACGGCGTCCGGCAGCCTACCGCTGAGCGCTCCCTCTTTGCCAGAACTGCTGACCCGCCCCGGTCTACGCCATGCCACCGGCGTGCAGGTGAATCCAGACGGTACGGTGGTGCTCACCGGCTCTCAGATCTCCATTCCTACGGAGGCAGGGACAGCGATCGCTTCGGGACGGTTGGCAACTGCGAGTATCGAGTCCCAGGGGTCTCAGATTAATATCTTGGGCGATCGCATTGGTGTGATTGACGCCACCCTCAACGTTTCAGGGGCTACGGCGGGACAGGTGCGTATCGGCGGCGGCTACCAGGGCAATGATCCCATACCCAATGCCCAAACGACGGTGGTCAATGACGGTACCAGTATTCGTGCCAATGCTTTCACCTCCCAAGCCGAAGGAGGCGAGGTGGTGATCTGGTCAGACGGTGAGACCAGTTTTTCTGGGCGGATCATGGCCCGAGGGGGAGAGGGTGGCCGGGGTGGCTCGGTGGAAATCTCAGGGCGGGAGTCCCTACGGTTCCGTGGACAGGTGAATACCCTCACTCCCCATGGCACCCCTGGCACCCTGCTGCTGGATCCAGAAAACATCCTGATCGTAGCCGGAGATGGCCCAGCTCCTGATGACGATCAACTAGCGGATCAACAAATCCTGGCGGGTGATGCGCCCGGCAGCACCTTCACCATTTCCCAAGCGGCGTTAGAAAATGCGCTGCAGAATGCCGATACGATTCTGGAAGCAACGAACAACATTCGCATTGAGCCGCTGAATGGCCGTAGGCTCAGCGGCAGTTCTCTGGGTACCTCCCTCACCTTCATTGCTGATTCAGACAACAGCGGTGGGGGTACCTTCCGCATGAACCGCAATGACACGATCGCTACCTTGGGCGGTGATATCACTATTTCTGCAGCGAGCATCATTGCAGGAACTTTCGATACGACTCGTGACTTCGGGGGCAGCGGAACGATCGAATTAAGGGCCGAGAACTCCATTCAAACCAGCGACATTAAGACAGGCAGTATTTTCAGTAACGCTGGGGATGTGCGCATCATTGCTGGGGGAGATATTCGAACTGGCGGCATCGATACGTCGTTCAGGTCTAGCGGGAGCGGTGATGCGGCTGGGTCGGTGACGATTCTCAGCATCAACGATCCCAGCGTAGATATTCGCACGTTGTCTAGCTCCGATAGTGCGACCAATCCTGCTGGCAATGTCACGGTTGAATATATTGATGCATCGAGCTTTTTTGGCCGAGGGGGGGATGTGATCCTCACGGGCGATCGCGTCTTGATTACGGGGACGGTGAGTGAAGAGGGTACGCCTAGTATCGATACAAGTGGTGCCATCTCTGAGACCAGCCGCACCAGGCGGGTTGTGGACGAAAGTGGTCAGATCCAAATTACCCATTCGGGCGGCATCAACGATGTGCCTTTTACGGTGGGCGATGTGTCTGGGCTGAACGGCACGGCGTCTGATATTGTGGCTGGCACCGTGACCCTCACCGGGGGGAGAGCCAATAGCGTATTTCCTGTGCCTGTGATTGGAGAAAGGATCCGCACGTTTAATGACGCCAACGGTGATGAACGCATTCGCATTACTGGGGTGAATGAAGCACCCATCCTAAGAAGGAATGCCCGATCGTTTGAGCGCGATCAGTCGGACAGACGTGTCCCTGATGAGGTGGCGGACGTGCGGGTGCCCGATAGCAACAGTGACGTTGTCGCTACGTTGAATGAGGGGCAGATTGCCTTGCAAATCATTGAGGAAGAAGCCGGTGTCAAGCCTGCCATCCTCTATGTGGACTTTGTGCCCCAAACGCTAACGCTACGCCATGACTTTAACTCAATAGAAACAGCCATGAGTGGGGATGTTGCCGATCATCTAGATCGCTTCATAGATGCGCCGCTGCGGGTGATACCGGAACCTAGTCCTGACGATATCCTAGAACTGCTGCTCGTCATACCATCCGGGGATCCCATTCGGGTACCGGTGCCTGGCGTAACGCGTAAACAGGTGCAAGATATGGCCGACTCGATGCGCATGGAGATTACCAATCCCCGGAGTCGTCCTGA is a window encoding:
- a CDS encoding CHAT domain-containing protein gives rise to the protein MAQKLGQERSLSQVGVITVMGLLWVSLPVQAQVTPGQDELGTEVQQRGDRFLIQGGTLSGNGENLFHSFEDFGLSPGQLANFRTDAEVQTILGRVVGGNPSLIDGLIRVTGSNADLVLMNPAGILLGANARLDVPASFTATSADRITFGDRFFSSTESSEYQTLLGQPDGFTFRLSEPGAIVNAGRLRVDPGASITLLGGTVVNTGTLIAPGGTITLAAVEGEQYVRLQSEGMLLSLDLAAAPTASGSLPLSAPSLPELLTRPGLRHATGVQVNPDGTVVLTGSQISIPTEAGTAIASGRLATASIESQGSQINILGDRIGVIDATLNVSGATAGQVRIGGGYQGNDPIPNAQTTVVNDGTSIRANAFTSQAEGGEVVIWSDGETSFSGRIMARGGEGGRGGSVEISGRESLRFRGQVNTLTPHGTPGTLLLDPENILIVAGDGPAPDDDQLADQQILAGDAPGSTFTISQAALENALQNADTILEATNNIRIEPLNGRRLSGSSLGTSLTFIADSDNSGGGTFRMNRNDTIATLGGDITISAASIIAGTFDTTRDFGGSGTIELRAENSIQTSDIKTGSIFSNAGDVRIIAGGDIRTGGIDTSFRSSGSGDAAGSVTILSINDPSVDIRTLSSSDSATNPAGNVTVEYIDASSFFGRGGDVILTGDRVLITGTVSEEGTPSIDTSGAISETSRTRRVVDESGQIQITHSGGINDVPFTVGDVSGLNGTASDIVAGTVTLTGGRANSVFPVPVIGERIRTFNDANGDERIRITGVNEAPILRRNARSFERDQSDRRVPDEVADVRVPDSNSDVVATLNEGQIALQIIEEEAGVKPAILYVDFVPQTLTLRHDFNSIETAMSGDVADHLDRFIDAPLRVIPEPSPDDILELLLVIPSGDPIRVPVPGVTRKQVQDMADSMRMEITNPRSRPEQYLPPSQQLYTWLITPILADLQEQEVENLAFVMTAGLRSLPVAALHDGNQFLVEQYSLGLMPSLSLTDTRYVNIRDTSVLAMGASEFTDQLPLPAVPLEVQGITEELWRGQTFLNEAFTLDNLRFQRSQTPYGIVHLATHGEFKSGSLDNSYIQLWDQRLSLSDIRQLGLDSPATELLVLSACRTALGDETAELGFAGSAVQAGVKSVLASLWYVSDRATLVFMREFYTQLRTAPIKSNALQSAQQAMLRGDWQVEEGQLVDRNGDRLILPSSLVFDGSGENLSHPFYWAAFTMVGNPW